accctccctggggtgctgggagagtgtggtcaccctccctggggtgctgggtgagtgtggtcaccctccctggggtgctgggtgactggtcaccctccctggggtgctgggtgactggtcaccctccctggggtgctgggtgagtgtggtcaccctctctggggtgctgggagagtgtggtcaccgtccctggggtgctgggagagtgtggtcaccctccctggggtgctgggtgagtgtggtcaccctccctggggtgctgggtgactggtcaccctccctggggttctgggagagtgtggtcaccctccctggggtgctgggagagtgtggtcaccctccctggggtgctgggagagtgtggtcaccctccctggggtgctgggagagtgtggtcaccctccctggggtgctgggtgactggtcaccctccctggggtgctgggtgactggtcaccctccctggggtgctgggtgactggtcaccctccctggggtgctgggagagtgtggtcaccctccctggggtgctgggtgactggtcaccctccctggggtgctgggtgactggtcaccctccctggggtgctgggtgactggtcaccctccctggggtgctgggagagtgtggtcaccctccctggggtgctgggtgactggtcaccctccctggggtgctgggtgactggtcaccctccctggggtgctgggagagtgtggtcaccctccctggggtgctgggagagtgtggtcaccctccctggggtgctgggtgagtgtggtcaccctccctggggtgctgggtgactggtcaccctccctggggtgttgggtgactggtcaccctccctggggtgctgggtgactggtcaCCCTCCCTCGTGACGGGCGCGACCGAACTGGGGTCACACTTTTCGATTGTTTACTCCGGGTCTCAACTTCCTCAATATTTTGATACTCGTAAGCCCCTTCTTCAGCTTCTCTATAAcgaccctttctctctctctctctctctcttggaacTCCACTCTGCCCTGAGTCCACTCTACGGTATTGGACTCAGatgatattcattatgagatATATAACCATATCTGTTAgtcatcgtcagtccctgaagactggcgaaGAAGAAGATTGGAagacttctttcctcccttcgtggtaatctctctctctttctccagaACTTCCTGTCTAGTCGTTCCTTTAGTGAGGCttggtatatctctctctctctctctctatctctatctctatctctatctctatctctacctatctctctctatctctatctctatctctctctctctctctctctctctatctctatctttctctctctctctctctctctctctatctctatctctatctctctctctctctctctctctctctctctctctctctctctctctctatctctctctctatctctatctctatctctatctctctctctctctctctctctatctctatctctctctctctctctctctctctctctctctatctctatctctatctctctctctctctctctctctctctctctatctctctctatctctctatctctctctctctctctctctctatctctatctctctctctctctctatctctatctctatctctctctctctctctctctctctctctctctctctctctctctctctctctctctctctctctctctctctctctctctctatctatctctctctctctctatctctctctatctctatctctatctctctctctctctctctctctatctctatctctatctctatctctctctctctcatattaccgaaaagagagagagaaagtctaccccaaggtagtgttctgagcacaacTCTTTTTCCCGTtgcccctcaatggtcttctttcctcccttccccttAGCATTTTCTCAGCTCTCTATGTCGACAATCCAACCCTCTGCTGTCGAAGAAAAGacttgcctctccttcaacgatGACTTCAATTTGCGACTGATGCTATGTCGTCCTGGGTCAACAAACATGGCTTCAGTTTCTctacaactaagacttgtgctgtGACGTTTACTAggaatttatttatctattttatttattgatatatagaagagttcttacattcttgtgcaCTCtatagcacgcgtagcgtttcgggaaaGTCTTTAATTCTATGTTCCCAGGAATATGAcctcgccaaatcgtttaacaacccagtaccgattttactgttgggtaaacagaggctacagttaaggcttgacacccagtaaatcctctccggctTGGATACGAACCCAAGACAAAACCGCTCGCGaagcgccaggcgagcgtctcaccactacgccacggggactggCCCATAACGTCAAGGATAATATATAAGGATCACCCATAAATGTACACGATACCGTGACCACTGCACCAGTGATCTTCTATAAGGTGTGGTCAGTCCTGGTGCTTATTGGCATTGATGAACAACTGTTCCCAAATGAATCCATGAGTGTAGTCGAGGTTGATCAGTGGTTGAGCTTAGTTACTAATCAGCAGGacagaccaatccttatagacgatcagtggtgcggtggtcacggtatcgTGCACGTTTAGGGATGATCCTggacgtcatgggttcgaatcctggtcgggtcattTAGAGTTCGTAGCGATTTATTGTTTGCACGTTCCTGTAGCCTTCCTCATATATTTGCCAGGCCCTGGCCAGCACACTCCCCAGGAGCACCCTTCTGACCAGCACACTCCCCAGGAGCACCCTTCTGACCAGCACACTCACCAGGAGCACCCTTCTGGCCAGCACACTCACCAGGAGCACCCTTCTGGCCAGCACACTCACCAGGAGCATCCTTCTGGCCAGCACACTCACCAGGAGCACCCTTCTGGCCAGCACACTCACCAGGAGCATCCTTCTGTCCAGCACACTCACCAGGAGCATCCTTCTGGCCAGCACACTCCCCAGGAGCATCCTTCTGGCCAGCACACTCACCAGGAGCACCCTTCTGATCAGCACACTCACCAGGAGCATCCTTCTGGCCAGCACACTCACTAGGAGCACCCTTCTGGCCAGCACACTCCCCAGGAGCATCCTTCTGGCCAGCACACTCACCAGGAGCATCCTTCTGACCAGCACACTCACCAGGAGCATCCTTCTGACCAGCACACTCACCAGGAGCACCCTTCTGACCAGCACACTCACCAGGAGCACCCTTCTGGCCAGCACACTCCCCAGGAGCATCCTTCTGGCCAGCACACTCACCAGGAGCATCCTTCTGGCCAGCACACTCACCAGGAGCATCCTTCTGACCAGCACACTCACCAGGAGCACCCTTCTGGCCAGCACACTCACCAGGAGCACCCTTCTGGCCAGCACACTCACCAGGAGCACCCTTCTGACCAGCACACTCACCAGGAGCACCCTTCTGGCCAGCACACTCACCAGGAGCATCCTTCTGGCCAGCACACTCACCAGGAGCATCCTTCTGGCCAGCACACTCACCAGGAGCACCCTTCTGGCCAGCACACTCACCAGGAGCACCCTTCTAGCCAGCACACTCACCAGGAGCACCCTTCTGACCAGCACACTCACCAGGAGCATCCTTCTGGCCAGCACACTCACCAGGAGCACCCTTCTGGCCAGCACACTCACCAGGAGCACCCTTCTGGCCAGCACACTCACCAGGAGCACCCTTCTAGCCAGCACACTCACCAGGAGCACCCTTCTGACCAGCACACTCACCAGGAGCACCCTTCTGACCAGCACACTCACCAGGAGCACCCTTCTAGCCAGCACACTCACCAGGAGCACCCTTCTGACCAGCACACTCACCAGGAGCATCCTTCTGGCCAGCACACTCACCAGGAGCATCCTTCTGGCCAGCACACTCACCAGGAGCATCCTTCTGGCCAGCACGGTCACCAGGAGCATCCTTCTGGCCAGCACACTCACCAGGAGCACCCTTCTGGCCAGCACACTCACCAGGAGCACCCTTCTGGCCAGCACACTCACCAGGAGCATCCTTCTGGCCAGCACACTCACCAGGAGCACCCTTCTGGCCAGCACACTCACCAGGAGCACCCTTCTGGCCAGCACACTCACCAGGAGCACCCTTCTGGCCAGCACACTCACCAGGAGCACCCTTCTGGCCAGCACACCCACCAGGAGCACCCTTCTGGCCAGCACACTCACCAGGAGCACCCTTCTGGCCAGCACACTCACCAGGAGTACCCTTCTGGCCAGCACACTCACCAGGAGCACCCTTCTGGCCAGCACACTCACCAGGAGCACCCTTCTGGCCAGCACACTCACCAGGAGCACCCTTCTGGCCAGCACACTCAACAGGAGCATCCTTCTGGCCAGCACACTCACCAGGAGCACCCTTCTGGCCAGCACACTCACCAGGAGCACCCTTCTGGCCAGCACACTCACCAGGAGCACCCTTCTGACCAGCACACTCACCAGGAGCACCCTTCTGACCAGCACACTCACCAGGAGCACCCTTCTGGCCAGCACACTCACCAGGAGCACCCTTCTGGCCAGCACACTCACCAGGAGCACCCTTCTGACCAGCACACTCCCCAGGAGCACCCTTCTGGCCAGCACACTCACCAGGAGCACCCTTCTGGCCAGCACACTCACCAGGAGCATCCTTCTGACCAGCACACTCACCAGGAGCATCCTTCTGACCAGCACATTCACCAGGAGCACCCTTCTGACCAGCACACTCACCAGGAGCACCCTTCTGGCCAGCACACTCACCAGGAGCATACTTCTGGCCAGCACACTCACCAGGAGCACCCTTCTGGCCAGTACACTCACCAGGAGCACCCTTCTGGCCAGCACACTCACCAGGAGCACCCTTCTGACCAGCACACTCACCAGGAGCACCCTTCTGGCCAGCACACTCACCAGGAGCATCCTTCTGGCCAGCACACTCACCAGGAGCATCCTTCTGGCCAGCACACTCACCAGGAGCACCCTTCTGGCCAGCACACTCACCAGGAGCACCCTTCTAGCCAGCACACTCACCAGGAGCACCCTTCTGACCAGCACACTCACCAGGAGCATCCTTCTGGCCAGCACATTCACCAGGAGCACCCTTCTGGCCAGCACACTCACCAGGAGCACCCTTCTGGCCAGCACACTCACCAGGAGCACCCTTCTAGCCAGCACACTCACCAGGAGCACCCTTCTGACCAGCACACTCACCAGGAGCACCCTTCTGACCAGCACACTCACCAGGAGCACCCTTCTAGCCAGCACACTCACCAGGAGCACCCTTCTGACCAGCACACTCACCAGGAGCATCCTTCTGGCCAGCACACTCACCAGGAGCACCCTTCTGGCCAGCACACTCACCAGGAGCACCCTTCTGGCCAGCACACTCACCAGGAGCACCCTTCTGGCCAGCACACTCACCAGGAGCATCCTTCTGGCCAGCACACTCACCAGGAGCACCCTTCTGGCCAGCACACTCACCAGGAGCATCCTTCTGGCCAGCACACTCACCAGGAGCACCCTTCTGGCCAGCACACTCACCAGGAGCACCCTTCTGGCCAGCACACTCACCAGGAGCACCCTTCTGGCCAGCACACTCACCAGGAGCATCCTTCTGGCCAGCACACTCACCAGGAGCACCCTTCTGGCCAGCACACTCCCCAGGAGCACCCTTCTGGCCAGCACACTCCCCAGGAGCACCCTTCTGGCCAGCATACTTCACCGGACTTGTTGTCCAGTTTATAAATGTCGTCGACGTATAATCATTCCAAATAAACGATAAATAAAACATCTTACCGAATTAAAAATATTGGTGTGACGATATAAATTTGTGCTCACATTTAAGTAACTATTAAACAAGTCAAAACTTTACTCATATATAAGAAAATGTGAAGGCAAACTTATACAGAGTTGTGAAGAAAGATTACGTCCTAACTTGTAGTTCATCCAGAACGTTGACGCAGGATTATTTACACGCCAACTTTCTGAACATTAGTAAATACCGGCTACAGGTCAGCAAACACCTGTCATCCTGCCTgacacaacacctgtccacctgcctgtcacaacacctgtccacctgcctgtcacgACACCTCTCGTTCTTCCTGTTACAACACCTGTcgtcctgcctgtcacaacacctgtcacaacacctgtccacctaCCTGTTACAACACCTGTccccctgcctgtcacaacacctgtccatctgattgtcacaacacctgtcccctctgcctgtcacaacacctgtccccctgcctgtcacaacacctgtcccctcctatgtcacaacacctgtccatccTACCTGTCACAACATCCTGTCCCACCTACCTGTCCCAACTGCCTGTCccaacacctgtccacctgcctgtcacaacacctgtcgtcctgcctgtcacaacacctgtcgtccctgcgtgtcacaacacctgtccacctgcctgtcacaacaactgtccatctgcctgtcacaacacctgtccacctgcctgtcaaAACACCTGTcaacctgcctgtcacaacacctgtcgtcctgcctgtcacaacacctgtccacctgcctgccacaacacctgtcgtcctgcctgtcacaacacctgtcgtccTGCATGTCTCAACACCTGTcgtcctgcctgtcacaacacctgtccacatgcctgtcacaacacctgtccacatgcctgtcacaacacctgtccccctgcctgtcacaacacctgtccacctgcctgtcacaacacctgtcccaacacctgtccccctgcctatcacaacacctgtccacgtacctgtcacaacacctgtcccaacacctgtccccctgcctgtcacaacacctgtcccctgcctgtcacaacacctgttcccctgcctgtcacaacacttgtccccctgcctgtcacaacaactgtccatctgcctgtcacaacacctgtccacctgcctgtcaaAACACCTGTcaacctgcctgtcacaacacctgtcgtcctgcctgtcacaacacctgtcgtcctgcctgtcacaacacctgtcgtcctgcctgtcacaacacctgtccacctgcctgccacaacacctgtcgtcctgcctgtcacaacacctgtcgtccTGCATGTCTCAACACCTGTTGTCCTGCCTGTCACAgcacctgtccacctgcctgtcacaacacctgtccacctgcctgtcacaacacctgtccccctgcctgtcacaacacctgtccacatgcctgtcacaacacctgtccccctgcctgtcacaacacctgtccacctgcctgtcacaacacctgtccccctgcctgtcacaacacctgtccacctgcctgtcacaacacctgtccccctgcctgtcacaacacctgtccacctggctatcacaacacctgtccccctgcctgtcacaacacctgtccacctgcctgtcacaacacctgtcgtcctgcctgtcacaacacctgtcatccTGCTTGCtacaacacctgtccacctgcctgtcacaacacctgtccacctgcctgtcacaacacctgtccacatgcctgtcacaacacctgtccccctgcctgtcacaacaccattccacctgcctgtcacaacacctgtccccctgcctatcacaacacctgtccacctacctgtcacaacacctgtcccaaCACCTGTcccctgcctgtcacaacacctgtcccctgcctgtcacaacacctgttcccctgcctgtcacaacacttgtccccctgcctgtcacaacaactgtccatctgcctgtcacaacacctgtccacctgcctgtcaaAACACCTGTcaacctgcctgtcacaacacctgtcgtcctgcctgtcacaacacctgtcgtcctgcctgtcacaacacctgtcgtcctgcctgtcacaacacctgtccacctgcctgccacaacacctgtcgtcctgcctgtcacaacacctgtcgtccTGCATGTCTCAACACCTGTTGTCCTGCCTGTCACAgcacctgtccacctgcctgtcacaacacctgtccacctgcctgtcacaacacctgtccccctgcctgtcacaacacctgtccacatgcctgtcacaacacctgtccccctgcctgtcacaacacctgtccacctgcctgtcacaaaacctgtccacctgcctgtcacaacacctgtcgtcctgcctgtcacaacacctgtcgtcctgcctgccacaacacctgtccacctgcctgccacaacacctgtccacaTACCTGTCACAACACCagtccacctgcctgtcacaacacctgtcgtcctgcctgtcacaacacctgtccacctgcatgtcacaacacctgtccttcctctcccaacacctgtccacttgcctgtcacaacacctgtcgccctgcctgtcacaacacctctcATCCTGCTtctcacaacacctgtccacctgcctgtcacaacacctgtccacctgcctgtcacaacacctgtccacctgcctgtcacaacacctgtcgtccTGCCTGACACAACACCTGTCGTCCTGCCTGTCACTCCACCTGTCCACCTTCCTGCCACAACtcctgtccacctgcctgtcacaacacctgtgttCCTgcttgtcacaacacctgtccacctgcctgtcacaacacctgtccacctgtCTTTCACAACACCTCTCCACcttcctgtcacaacacctgtccacctgcctgtcacaacacctgtccacttgtctgtcacaacacctgtccacctgcctgtcacaatacctgtccacctgcctgtcacaacacctgtccacctgcctgtcacaatacctgtccacctgcctgtcacaacacctgttcacctgcctgtcacaaaacctgtccacctgcctgtcacaacacctgtcgtcctgcctgtcacaacaactagtccacctgcctgtcacaacacctgtcgtcctgcctctcacaacacctgtccacctgcctctcacaacacctgtccacctgcctgtcacaacacctgtcgtccTGTCTCTCACAACACCAGTCCACCTGACTGTCACAAtacctgtccacctgcctgtcacaacacctgtccacctgcctgtcacaatACCTGTCCACCTAccagtcacaacacctgtccaccttCCAGTCACAACACATGCCCATctacctgtcacaacacctgtcgtcttgcctgtcacaacacctgtcgtccTGTCTGTCACAATACCTGTCatcctgcctgtcacaacacctgtcaacctgcctgtcacaacacctgtcattcCTCTCCCAACACCTGTCCACTTGCCTCTCAGAACACCTGTcgtcctgcctgtcacaacacctgtccacctgcctgtcacaacacctgtccacctgcctgtcacaacacctgtcgtccTGCCTGTCACAGCACCTGTCGTCCTGCCTGTCAaaacacctgtccacctgcctgtcacaatACCTGTCCATCTGCCTCTCACAACACCTGTcgtcctgcctgtcacaacacctgtccacttGCCTGTCAtaacacctgtccacctgcctgtcacaacacctgtcgtcctgcctgtcacaacacctgtccacctgcctgccacaacacctgtccacctgcctgtcacaacacctgtccatctgcctgccacaacacctgtccacctgcctgtcacaacacctgtccacctgcctgtcacaacacccgTCCAtttgcctgtcacaacacctgtccacctgcctgtcacaacacctgtccacctgcctgtcacaacacctatcCACCTGCCTGTccccctgcctgtcacaacacctgtccctctgcctgtcacaacacctgtccacctgcctgtcacaacacctgtccacctgcctgtcacaacacctgtccccctGCCTGTCACAAAACCTGCCCACCtgtctgtcacaacacctgtccacctgcatgtcacaacacctgtcgtccTTCCTCTCACAACccctgtccacctgcctgtcacaacacctgtccacctgcatgtcacaacacctgtcgtcctgcctgtcacaacacctgtccccctgcctgtcacaacacctgtccacctgccagtcacaacacctgtccacttgcctgtcacaacacctgtccacctgcctgtcacaacacctgtccacctgcctgtcacaacacctgtccacatgcctgtcacaacacctgtccccctgcctgtcacaacaccattccacctgcctgtcacaacacctgtccccctgcctatcacaacacctgtccaccaacctgtcacaacacctgtcccaaCACCTGTCCcttgcctgtcacaacacctgtcccctgcctgtcacaacacctgttcccCTGCCTGTtacaacacctgtccacctgcctgtcacaacacctgtccccctgcctctcacaacacctgtccacctgcctgtcacaacacctgtccatctgcctgtcacaacacctgtccacctgcctgtcacaacacctgtccatctgcctgtcacaacacctgtccacctgcctgtcacaacacctgtccatctgcctgccacaacacctgtccacctgcctgtcacaacacctgtccacctgcctgtcacaacacccgTCCAtttgcctgtcacaacacctgtccacctgcctgtcacaacacctgtccacctgcctgtcacaacacctatcCACCTGCCTGTccccctgcctgtcacaacacctgtccctctgcctgtcacaacacctgtccacctgcctgtcacaacacctgtccacctgcctgtcacaacacctgtccccctGCCTGTCACAAAACCTGCCCACCtgtctgtcacaacacctgtccacctgcatgtcacaacacctgtcgtccTTCCTCTCACAACccctgtccacctgcctgtcacaacacctgtccacctgcatgtcacaacacctgtcgtcctgcctgtcacaacacctgtccccctgcctgtcacaacacctgtccacctgccagtcacaacacctgtccacttgcctgtcacaacacctgtccacctgcctgtcacaacacctgtccacctgcctgtcacaacacctgtccacatgcctgtcacaacacctgtccccctgcctgtcacaacacctttccacctgcctgtcacaacacctgtccccctgcctatcacaacacctgtccaccttcctgtcacaacacctgtcccaaCACCTGTcccctgcctgtcacaacacctgtcccctgcctgtcacaacacctgttcccctgcctgtcacaacacctgtccacctgcctgtcacaacacctgtccccctgcctctcacaacacctgtccacctgcctgtcacaacacctgtccatctgcctgtcacaacacctgtccacctgcctgtcacaacacctgtccatctgcctgtcacaacacctgtccacctgcctgtcacaacacctgtccatctgcctgtcacaacacctgtcgtcctgcctgtcacaacacctgtcgtccTGCTTGCtacaacacctgtccacctgcctgtcacaacacctgtcgtctTGTCTGCCACAACACCTGACCACCTGCCAGTCAAAACACCTGTcaacctgcctgtcacaacacctgtcgtccTGCCTGTCACAATACCTGTCGTCCTGCCTGTCACAATACCTGTcgtcctgcctgtcacaacacctatccacctgcctgtcacaccacctgtcgtcctgcctgtcacaacacctgtcccctgcctgtcacaacacctgttcccctgcctgtcacaacacctgtccacttgcctgtcacaacacctgtccccctgcctctcacaacacctgtccacctgcctgtcacaacacctgtccatctgcctgtcacaacacctgtccacctgcctgtcacaacacctgtccccctgcctgtcacaacacctatcCATCTGATTGTCACAAtacctgtccacctgcctgtcacaacacctgtcgtccagcctgtcacaacacctgtcgtcctgcttatcacaacacctgtcatcctgcctgtcacaacacctgtcaacctgcctgtcacaacacctgtcattcCTCTCCCAACACCTGTCCACTTGAATGTCAGAACACCTGTcgtcctgcctgtcacaacacctgtccacctgtctgtcacaacacctgtccacctgcctgtcacaacacctgtcgtcctgcctgtcacaacacctgtcgtcatgcctgtcacaacacctgtcgtccTGCCTGTCACAGCGCCTGTCGTCCTGCCTGTCAaaacacctgtccacctgcctgccacaacacctgtccacctgcctgtcacaacacctgtccatctgcctgccacaacacctgtccacctgcctgtcacaacacctgtccacctgcctgtcacaacacctgtcgtccTG
The nucleotide sequence above comes from Procambarus clarkii isolate CNS0578487 chromosome 71, FALCON_Pclarkii_2.0, whole genome shotgun sequence. Encoded proteins:
- the LOC138356200 gene encoding collagen, type I, alpha 1b-like, which gives rise to MLLKDAPGECAGQKDAPGECAGQKGAPGECAGQKGAPGECAGQKGAPGECAGQKGAPGECAGQKDAPGECAGQKDAPGECAGQKDAPGECAGQKGAPGECAGQKGAPGECAGQKDAPGECAGQKDAPGECAGQKDAPGECAGQKGAPSECAGQKDAPGECADQKGAPGECAGQKDAPGECAGQKDAPGECAGQKDAPGECAGQKGAPGECAGQKDAPGECAGQKGAPGECAGQKGAPGECAGQKGAPGECAGQKGAPGECAGQGLANI
- the LOC138356201 gene encoding collagen, type I, alpha 1b-like; this encodes MLLKDAPGECAGQKDAPGECAGQKGAPGECAGQKGAPGECAGQKGAPGECTGQKGAPGECAGQKYAPGECAGQKGAPGECAGQKGAPGECAGQKDAPGECAGQKDAPGECAGQKGAPGECAGQKGAPGECAGQKGAPGECAGQKGAPGECAGQKGAPGECAGQKGAPGECAGQKGAPGECAGQKGAPGECAGQKGAPGECAGQKDAPVECAGQKGAPGECAGQKGAPGECAGQKGAPGECAGQKGTPGECAGQKGAPGECAGQKGAPGGCAGQKGAPGECAGQKGAPGECAGQKGAPGECAGQKGAPGECAGQKDAPGECAGQKGAPGECAGQKGAPGECAGQKDAPGDRAGQKDAPGECAGQKDAPGECAGQKDAPGECAGQKGAPGECAG
- the LOC138356202 gene encoding paraneoplastic antigen Ma6E-like, producing MFYLSFIWNDYTSTTFINWTTSPVKYAGQKGAPGECAGQKGAPGECAGQKGAPGECAGQKDAPGECAGQKGAPGECAGQKGAPGECAGQKGAPGECAGQKDAPGECAGQKGAPGECAGQKDAPGECAGQKGAPGECAGQKGAPGECAGQKGAPGECAGQKDAPGECAGQKGAPGECAG